In a genomic window of Kwoniella newhampshirensis strain CBS 13917 chromosome 8, whole genome shotgun sequence:
- a CDS encoding UDP-glucose 4-epimerase GalE, giving the protein MTQTQTNGSTQLKRVLVTGGLGYIGSHVVASLLVTGRYLPIVVDNCHNAYPEALKRCAEISRDALGPDAPQPILHSADLRDPTAIDDIFAKYDADGGIWAVVHLAALKAVGESGEQPLAYYRVNVAGSISLFESMAKHDCHNLVFSSSATVYGTPKTIPIPETSPLQPESCYGRTKAMVEEIIHDICRAGHGPEGKDTLRAVSVRYFNPAGAHPSGKLGEEPRGKPGNLLPLLAQIASGREKSQLKVFGTDFPTPDGTCVRDYLHIMDLAGGHVLALDALAVPSSEQNIFSKCDAKDGQYRAFNLGRGKGMSVLNMIEAMKKASGFDYQYEIVGRRRGDVPDLTADPTLAQQELGFLAKEDLESMCRDLWNFQTRHPNGYASEEK; this is encoded by the exons ATGACACAAACACAAACAAACGGATCGACGCAACTCAAG CGAGTACTTGTAACAGGTGGTCTCGGCTACATCGGCTCTCACGTCGTTGcttccctcctcgtcaccgGGCGATATCTCCCCATCGTCGTTGACAACTGTCACAACGCCTATCCTGAAGCACTTAAGCGATGCGCCGAGATCTCTCGAGATGCGCTAGG CCCCGACGCACCTCAACCTATATTGCATTCCGCCGACCTCAGAGATCCCACTGCTATCGATGACATCTTCGCCAAGTACGATGCGGACGGTGGTATCTGGGCTGTGGTCCACCTCGCAGCTCTGAAAGCTGTTGGAGAGAGTGGTGAGCAGCCTCTGGCTTACTATAGAGTCAACGTTGCTGGATCTATCTCTCTATTTGAG TCCATGGCCAAACACGACTGTCACAAccttgtcttctcctcctccgctaCTGTTTACGGTACTCCCAAAaccatccccatccccgAGACATCTCCCCTCCAACCTGAATCATGTTACGGTCGAACAAAGGCtatggtcgaagagatcatcCACGATATCTGCAGAGCGGGACATGGGCCTGAGGGCAAGGACACCTTGAGAGCGGTCAGCGTGCGATACTTCAA CCCCGCCGGTGCCCATCCCTCTGGAAAGCTCGGAGAGGAGCCCAGGGGCAAGCCTGGAAActtgcttcctcttcttgctcaGATCGCTTCCGGACGAGAGAAGAGTCAATTGAAGGTGTTCGGGACGGACTTCCCAACTCC CGATGGAACCTGTGTCCGAGACTACCTTCACATCATGGACCTTGCTGGGGGTCAcgtcctcgctctcgatgCTCTCGCCGTCCCATCATCCGAACAAaacatcttctccaagtGCGACGCCAAGGACGGTCAATATCGGGCTTTCAACCTTGGCAGAGGGAAGGGCATGAGTGTGTTGAACATGATCGAGGCCATGAAGAAGGCTTCAGGGTTTGATTACCAATACGAGATTGTTggtcgaag ACGTGGTGACGTGCCAGACTTGACTGCCGACCCGACTCTCGCACAACAAGAACTTGGTTTCCTAGCCAAGGAGGATCTAGAGTCTATGTGCAGGGATTTATGGAATTTCCAAACGCGACACCCTAATGGATATGCTTCTGAGGAGAagtga